The DNA region TGTGAGAGAAAAGTTAATGGAACAGGGGTTTTATCTACTGCCTGAAAATGATACTTTAATAATAAACAGAACGGAGATAGTAGTTGCACCTCTGGATTCATTTAGGGTTGTTGTAAAAGCAAAAATTCACAACATCACCATTGTGGATACCTCTGGGAAAGTGGTTTATACAGGTTCAATCCCAAAAACTACCAACTATACTTACGCAATAGTCGATATCAGAGAGCTTGAAGACCCTCTATTCCCTCCCATGACGGGTGGAAAATATCACCGCTCAATAAGAGCCTGCTTGTATCCGTTCCCAGAACTTATTGAAAAACCCATAATTGCTCTGGATGGTGTGGGAGAGAGTACCGAGAAGTATATCGTAGGATTTTATGGTCAGGATATTCTGTACAACTCAACACATATATGGAAGGACTCTTCATATATAACGAACATAACTCTGAATGGGATCCCAGTTTCCCCAATACACTCTCTTAATGATTGGGATAGAGGAGTTTTGGTATTTAAAGACCCTCAGACACAGCCCAAGCTTTCTAATGCAACAGCCTATGATATCCAGCCATTTATAGATTGTATTATTGACCAGAGATACTTTGGAGTATATAATGGCTGGTCTCTTTTTGAAAGACTGGAAGGAAGTTCTGCTAATCATGAAGCCTACTTTAATCTATCAAAACAGCTACAAGAGGAACTCGGCTTATTAAAAAATGGAAAATATTATCCTATCGGCCTCCTAAGCTTTCTTCTTCCAGACTCTGATTGGGATGCAAAGCTCGTTAACACTTTAAATCAATTAGGGGTGCTCCTCGATAACCAGACTGTCGTTGATTACTACTTCCTCCAATATCATTTTGCAAGTGGGAGTAAAATTGAAGGATACAAGATGAGAGGAATTGAAGGTTATATAGACAATTTTTACATTGATAACGAAACTGCAATAGCAATCTTCGGAGAACAAGGAGCGTGCGATCTGCTTGAGGGTTACACATGTAGTTGAGGTGATAATCATGAGCTTTGGTGAAATCCTATATAAAGTAGGGGAAATAGGCGAATCCTTTGCAAAGAAATCTGTAAAATGGTTTAGTGAAATAGCAAAACCGACCCCTTCTAAAACCCCTCCAAAGTTCAAAATTCTCAGAAAGCTAATAAAAAGAGAACTCACAGTTCATGAACTTTTAAGTTTAAGCATCCAGCTTTCATTCATAATCTACCTCATATTATCTCTCTTACTTGTCCTCTTTGCGAACGAGCTTTACCTGACTTTGCTTTTTGTCTTCTACTTCATCTATCTGAGGTACACCATTTTAAAAAATCGGGAATTCTTCATTGAAGTTGAACCATACAGGTTCTTTTATTACGGGCTAACGATAATCGGCTTCCTGTCCTTTCTTGGATATCTCTTAGTAAGGAGAGTCGCAAAGAACGTCTATTATTTTTACGCTTATTTGATAGCTATTTTTGCGGTTGTATTATTGTTCAGGCATCTCTATAAGTCAAAGTTCACCAGGGACTGGACTTATGGGGTAGTTGAGGAAATAAAGGGGGAGCTTGTAAAGGTAAGTGTTCATGATGACATACGGGCCAATGTCAAACCGGGCAAGTACTGGGTGGATAACACTGAGGACGTTGAGGTGGGAGACGTTGTAAAAATTCTCGTAGAAGAAAGAATCTTCAGGAGTTCTCTCCCAAAGAGAGTGCTAGAAGTTCATAAAGCGAAACCCTCATCATCAGAAACCTCAACAGAACCAAAAGCTGAAAGTGAAAAAAGCAATAGCAGGTAAATAGATGTATATGGCTCTCTTTTGTAAGTTTTCACAAACCCCCTTCCATTCTTAATTACAAGAGGTTCTACTTCTTTAGAGGAGGGTTTGATAATAATTTCCCTCTCGTTAAATTTGCAATCTAAATTAAGGCCATTACAGATTCTTTCAATAAACATACATGCTTTTTTGTACTCTTTGATCTCCACACGATAATATATAGTGTACCCCATGGAAACCACCCACTACAAAGGTATCTGCCTCCCGGAGGGTTATTTTGGGAAATTCTGGAGCATGATTACTATAACTAAGTTTATAAGATTTTCTACTATATGAGAGTAAAAATTAAGCGGATCTAATAACATCTGTGCTCTGCAAATTTCGTACTTCATGACAAAAAGAGAATGGATTCTTCTAATGCTCCTTATTTAATAGGGGAAATGGATTTCTTGTGTTTTTGGGAAGCTTTAAATAGAATCAGAGAATAATTATATATCGAAAGAAAAAATAGAACTAGAAGTGAAGAAGGCATGAAGAAACTTCTAGAAAAGTTAGTATTTCTGATGGGGGTATTAGAGTGGTTAATCAAGTTCAAGTGAAGTCCATTCTGAATAAACACAAAAATAGAGACGCCTGGTTTTTGGATGATTATTCAATAAATCCCTATTATGGGTGCTCATTTAACTGCATTTACTGTTATACAAAAGGAAGCAAATATGGAGAACACATTATGAAAGGCCTCTCTGCCAAGATAAATGCTCCAATGATTTTAGAAAAACAATTGAAACGAAGAGCAAAAAAAGGAGAATATGGAATAATTGCTTTATCGACCTCTACAGAGCCATATATGCAAATTGAAGAGAAATTAAACCTCACTAGGAACATCCTAAAAATTATTTTACGATATAGATTTCCGATTCATATTTTGACAAAATCAAAGCTTGTATTGAGAGATATAGACATATTAAAGAAAATCGATGAAAATGCAAGACTGCCCACCGATTTAGAGCAAAAATTGAGTCGTGGAGTACTTATCTCGTTTTCCATTTCTACTTTGGATGAAAAATTAGCAAAAATTCTTGAACCTGGAGCTCCAAAACCTACAGAACGCTTGGAAACTATGAAGAAGTTCAAAGAGGTGGGATTTCTCACAGGAGTTTGTTTTATTCCGGTTCTTCCATTTTTATCGGATTCAGAGGAACAACTTGATGAGATGATAAAAACTGCAGCAGAGTATGGGGCAGATTTTTGCTTAATTGGGGCCTTAACATTATTTGGTAGCGGCCCAAGAGACTGTAAAACCCTTTATTATCAGTTTTTGGAGGAATATTATCCTGAACTTGTTCCCAGATATAAGAAGCTTTATGGAAATTTTTGGGCACCTTCTAACCAATATCAAAAGAGACTTGAGGAAATATCAAGAAGACTATGTGAAAAATATGGCGTTAAAAACAGGATTATATAAACAAAAAGATTTAAAGTTCCCCACAAAGCTTGGCAAAATTCCTATAGACTTCGCTTCCCTTTTCCGTGTGTGCTACTTCTGGGTGGAATTGAACTCCATAAATTGGCAGACTTTTATGTTTCATGGCCTCAACAGGGCAGAACTCACTCTTAGCTAAAAGTTCAAACTCCTCTGGAAGTTCTTTAACCTCGTCCATGTGGCTCTCCCAAACCTTAAGCTTTTCTGGAAGTCCTTTGAAAATGTCGTTCTCTTCTAGAATTTCAACTTCAACCAGACTGTATTCTCCCTTCTCCCCTCTTCCTACTTTACCACCAAAGTACTTCGCGATAAGCTGATGACCAAGACATATGCCCAAAATGGGTATGTTGAATTCCTCGTAGTGATCTAAGATTGCTTCACAGTTGCCCGTCCTTTCCAAAGTTGGGCCACCTGAAAAGATTATGCCCTTTGGGTTCATTGACTTTATTTCTTCTAGAGATGTGGTGTTTGGGATTATCTTGGCCTCAATGCCAAGATACCTCAAAGTTCTCCAGATCCTGTGCACGTATTGCCCGTGGTTATCCATTATGATTATCATTTTGAATCCTCCAAAAATCCTTTTTTTGTGAGATACTCTTTTGTGAAGTCGAGAAATTCTTTTGAGAATTTTATAATCTCCTCGGCTCTTTCTTTTGGCACTTCTAACATAATTTCATAATCCGCCTCGTGTCTTAAATTAAATGCCATTATTAGGTGAGTATAGAGCCTGTAGGGAACTTCCCCGCTTTTTACTAATTCTCTCCCAAAGAGAGCTATTAAAGAGGAGTGTTTTGAGACAACAATGTTTTTAGTTAACAACATTGCTTCTGCACAGTAAAACATTGTATAGTATGCTCTAGCCGATGCAAAATCACAGAATCCCCTGGTTAAAAGTTCCTGACTTGCTTCTAAACTTTTTTCTGCTTTCTTTATCAAGGCTTTAAATTTATTCAATTTTAATTCCCTCCCTCTTTACACTTTGGAGAAAAGGTGAATCTAGTGACATAAAGGCGTTTTTTGGGTAGTCTAGTATTGAAACCACAACTCCGTACTTGAGAGTCAATTTTGTGACTATTTCATTTATTTTTTCGTATTTGTCTAGATCCAACTTTTGTTTTACAACTAGAAGGATATCAACGTCGCTCTCTTTAGAGTAATCTCCTCTTGCATAGGACCCGTAGAGTATTATGTCTTCGATTTCATCTCCCAATACCTTTTCCAGATTCTCCTTTAGCTCTCTTAGCAATATTTGGAGATTCATGTTCTCACCAAATTTAAATTTATTAAAGGGCCTTAAAGTTTTTCTTCACTCAAACTCAATTGTCGCTGGAGGCTTGTTCGTTATGTCGTAAAGAACCCTTCCCACCTGTGGAATCTCGCTCGTTATCCTAAATGCTATTCTTTGTAGTACTTCAAATGGAACGTTCATGGCATTTGCGGTCATCCCATCCAAACTCTCAACCACTCTGACAGCTATTGTCTCTTTGTAGGCCCTTATGTCCCCTTGCACACCAACGGTTTTAACGCCCAAAAGCACGGCAAAGGCCTGCCATGGCTTGAGGCCTGCTTTTTCAATTTCTTCCTCCACTATTGCATTAGCTTCTCTTACTATCGCAACCTTCTCTGGGGTGACCTCGCCCAAGACCCTAACGGCCAATCCTGGGCCTGGGAATGGCATTCTGTGGTATATTTTCTCAGGAAGGCCAAGTTGCTTTGCGACTTCTCTCACTTCATCTTTGTAGAGGTCTCTTAAAGGTTCAATGAGCTTGAGGTTTAACCTCTCAGGAAGTCCGCCCACATTATGATGGCTTTTTATCTTTCCTTGGCTTTCAATCCAGTCTGGGGCTATAGTTCCTTGAATAAGGAAATCTGCGTCTATTTCATTGGCAACCTCTTCAAACACATCTATGAAGGTCTTGCCTATTATTTTTCTCTTCTCTTCTGGATCTGTTACGCCTTTAAGTGCGCTGAAAAATCTCTCTTGTGCATCTATGTAAATTAGATTTAAGCCAAATTCGTCTTTAAATGTTTTTATAACGAATTCAGGTTCTCCCTTTCTGAGAAAGCCAGTGTTCACGAAGACTGCGTAAAGTTTATCGCCAATGGCGTTGTATGCTAGGATGGCTGCTGTGGAGCTATCTACACCCCCACTTAGGGCTATTATGGCTTTTTTCTCTCCCACTGTCTCTTTAATCTCTTTAACTTTTTCTTCAATGAATTTTTCCCACATGAGCGTCACCTTCAACATAAAATTGTAAAATTTACTTTAAAAAATTTGTTATTTAAACAAAAAAATGTAAAAGTCACCTTTCAAGTGGGTAGTTGGGTGCTTCGTTGGTTATTGCGATGTCGTGTGGGTGACTCTCTCTAACTCCAGCCTGTGTTATAATTACGAATTCTCCTTTCTCCTTCAGCTCTGCAATGTTTTTGGCCCCTACATATCCCATTCCTGCTTTTAATCCGCCTATGAGTTGGTAGAGTACTTCACTCACCTTCCCTTTATAAGGAACTACTCCTTCAATACCCTCAGGAACGAACTTTCGCGTTTTCATGTGGCCTTTCTGGTAGTATCTCTCTGCTCCTCCTTTCATCATTGCGCCCAAGCTTCCCATTCCCCTATATTGTTTGTATTTCCTTCCGTTTATTGTTACTTCTCTTCCTGGGGCCTCCTTTGTACCTGCCAAGAGATTTCCAAGCATCACTGCATCGGCACCAACTGCTATAGCTTTCACAATATCTCCAGAATATCGGATTCCCCCGTCAGCTATTACTCTAATCCCATACTCTATGGCTTTGTCTGCTACCATTGATATTGCCGTTATTTGCGGTACACCGACTCCAGCAACTATCCTTGTTGTACATATGCTTCCTGGCCCGATACCAACTTTAACTGCATCTGCAAAGGTTAAGTCATCAACAGCCTTTGGATTTGCTATGTTGCCCACTATGAGTTCGGCCTCTACTTTGCTTTTTATTTCTTTCATAGCTTTCACTGCCTTTAAATTATGTGCATGGGCCGTATCTATGACTATCACGTCAGCTCCAGCTTTATCTAAGGCTAATGCCCTTTTAATATCAAAAGGAGAAACCGCAGCAGCGACTATTAATCGCCCCTCTTCATCTCTTACTGCATTTCTATGCTTTTTCCTCGCTAGGAGGTCTCCTATAGTGATGATTCCTACTAATTTTCCATCTTCATTCACTATCGGAACTCTGTCTATACTGTTCTCGATCATTAGGGCCATAATTTCTTCCACACTAGCACTTTCTTTTGCGGTTATCACTTCCTTTGTCATGACTTCTTTTACCCTCTCTCCTTCTCTGGTGGTTATATCAGTCTTTGTAACTATCCCCACAAGTTCTCCGTTGTCAATAACAGGAAGGCCATCTATGCCTTCTCGCTCCATCAAGAAAAGCGCATAATCTATAGTTTCTTCGGGAGAAATTGTAATGACTTCTTCTACTGTCTCTTCTCTCTTTACCCTCTTGACCATCTCAACCTGCTCTTCTATGCTCATGTTTCTGTGAATAACTCCCAATCCTCCTTCTCTAGCCACTGCAATGGCCATTTCCCATTCTGTCACTGTATCCATAGCTGCACTGAGAATTGGAATATTAAGTCTTATCTTTGGGGTAATTTGTGTAGAAACGTCCACATCCTTTGGTTCCACTTCAGTTCCCTGGGGGATTAAAAGCACGTCATCAAAGGTATATCCTTTTATAGCATTGACAAGCTTTTGTGTAAATTTACCCATTCTTTTTCTCCTCCCTCACCCTTTTTAACATAAGAATGTACAGGGCTTTTAAAGTTTATCCTAGGTAAATCTTTGTGATAATCATCATATGATAAAAAGTAAGCTTTTGGGTAGGTGTTCTTGCTTCTGCTGCATATGTTTGAAAATTTTTCGGTACTCGTTTTTGAGGGTTATTTTTAGTTTTTCTATCTTTAAATTGTTTATTTTTGGGTTTGGGGTTTTCTGAGTGATTTGGGACTCTTTAGTTACCAAAAGTTAGTATCAGACAATGTGTTATAGTTTCTCAGAATTGTTGTGACGAATTTTTTTCGAAATTTTGAAGGGAAGCTTCTAAGATCTTTTTTTAACTTTCCCCTTATAGAGATTTAACTTTTTCACTTTTGAAGGATTTATAATAGCTTAATTTTGGTTTAAAGTTTTCTTTGGATTTTGGGAGTCTTGTAGTCATTATTGAGCATTGGAAATTTAAAGCATGTTAAAGTTAGTGTTTTTAGAAAAAGTCTTTCCAAGGTTTTTGAGTCGAGGGTTGCCGGGTAGTTTTTATTAGCCCTTTGGAGAAAAGCTTATATAAATAAAGAGTTTTAGTACTTTTATAGGAGATTTAAAGGAAAATCTGCCCCTGTTCCAATAAGACTATAATAGAATTGAAAGATCTTTTTACTTTCAGCATATGCGGCTTATTCACACAGTTCCAATAAGACTATAATAGAATTGAAAGAGTTGCGTTAACAAATTGTCATAGAAGTATGGAGTAGTTCCAATAAGACTATAATAGAATTGAAAGATATGCTATTCCAGCAAACAACAAAACCAAACCGAGTGTTCCAATAAGACTATAATAGAATTGAAAGGTTCTTAACTCTAGCGATTTCAAAGATCTCTCTCCCTGTTCCAATAAGACTATAATAGAATTGAAAGCCGGATCAGATAGCACTCCAAAGCTCAATAAGAACATGTTCCAATAAGACTATAATAGAATTGAAAGAGCTTTCGATTAAAAAGATTTGGGAGGTGAGGGGGATGTTCCAATAAGACTATAATAGAATTGAAAGCAAAAAATAGCAAACAGCCCACAAAACCCAAAAAAGGTTCCAATAAGACTATAATAGAATTGAAAGGAAAAGATTTAGGAACTAAGACGTTTTGGAGGTGGCAAAGCTAGCTTAAAATCTCATCAAGCCTTTCTTCTTCAATGGCCTGCTTAATTTCCCGCGCAATTCTTCTTCCAGTGCTCATTGGTTCGTTGTATTTGATCCATGTGTAAGGGGAGCCGTTTATGAAAGGATTGGTTCCAGCTACAATTCTCGCTGAGATTTCAAAAACCACGAACTCCATATCTTCAGTAATCACACCCTCAAGACAGAATGGGCCCCATAAGCCGCCCATAAGTTTCTCTGAAGCCCTTATCACGTTCTCTCCAGCCTCAATAATGCCCATAAGGAGACTCTCCCTAAGGACTATTGGAATGTTCCCTATCACTGTGTAACTAGGTTCTATTCCAATTTTGAGTTGCTGTTCTGCATTTATCCTGCCTATTGCATCTGCATTGCTCTCATATCTCTTGTCGACACTCATGAGCTCAAGCTCTCCATTAAGTTTTGAGTAGAAAAAGTGGGGATAAACAGGAACTCCTATGACGTACTCTTGTATTTGAATTTCTTTTAAGTCTTCTTTATTCTTAACCCCTAGATTTGAGACCTTTTCCCAGAATTCTTCAGGTGTTTTTGCTATGAAATATCCCCGGCCTCCTTTAGCCCCGTGAGGTTTTACTATCACAGGCCTATCTATGTCATCTGGATCTTCAATGACTTCGGGAACTCTTATCTTTGCTTCTAAAAGCCATTTTCTCTCAAGTTTTCTATCACTTTCCCACCTGAGGACTTTTTTGTTTCCATAATACAGAGCTTTCATGTTTTCGACTTTCTCAATGCCCAGATAAGCCACAAAAGATCCAGTGGGGATTATTATTGCTTTCTTTTTAAGTAACTCCTCTTCGGGGTATTCGTGGGGAATGAACTCATCTGCAACGGGGAAATACTTTGTATAGAGTGGCCTAACCCTTTCCTTTCCAAAGGCAAGTGTCTTAAATCCTTCTTGCTTTGCTCCGTGAAGTATCTGAAGGGCCGAGTGAGAGGCATAAGTAGCGATACTAAACTTCATTCTATCACCAAGAAAATGTAAAAATCAATTACTTTTAAGATTTATTTTTACATAAAAATGTTAACTTCAGAGTCCTCTTGAAGATTTGATAATGTTTGTCTCTCACCATTAGATTAAAATAGGGTTTTTTATATTGATAACTCGGTGATAAAAATGACTCAAATGGAAGACGCCAAAAAAGGAATAATAACGGAAGAGATGAAGTTCATCGCTGAAATGGAAGGGATAAAAGCAGAAGATCTTAGAAGAAATGTTGCCAGAGGTTATACTGTTATCTTTAGAAACCTCGTCCATGATTGGGTAAAACCAGTTGCCGTAGGTAGAGGAGTGAGAGTAAAGATTAATGCAAACATCGGAACCTCAAGGGACATAGTGAACGTTGAAGAAGAAATTGAGAAGGCCAAGATAGCCGTGAAGTACGGGGCCGACACGATAATGGACTTGTCAACGGGCGGTGATTTGGACAAGATAAGGAAGAAAATCATGAGGGCTGTTGATGTGCCCATTGGAAGTGTTCCGATTTATCAAGCTGCTGAGGAAATGCTCGTCAACGGGAAGGCCATCATCGAGATGAGCGAGGATGACATGTGGAACGCTGTTGAGAAACACTTTAAGGATGGTATTGATTATGCAACTATTCACGTCGGCGTTACTAAAGAGGTTGTTGAAAAGATGAAGCACACTACGAGGCTCGTTGGTATGGTCTCGAGAGGAGGCACCTTCTTGGCGGCTTGGATACTCCATTGGGAAAAAGAGAACCCGTTCTACAAAGACTACGACTACCTTTTGGAGCTTGCCAAGGAATATGATGTGGTTTTGAGCTTGGGCGATGGTCTTAGACCCGGCGGCCTGCCAGACGCTGGAGACGAGCTCCAAATGAGTGAGCTCTATATATTGGGGCGCTTGGTAAGAAGGGCGAGAGAGTTTGGAGTTCAAACGATGGTTGAAGGGCCCGGGCATGTGCCAATAGACCAAATCCCGATGCAGATAAAAATAGCGAAGGTTGCGACGGATAACGCTCCCTTCTACGTACTTGGCCCCTTAGTGACGGACATATTTCCCGGCTACGACCATATAGCCGGGGCTATTGGGGGAGCAATAGCCGCTTTGAATGGAGCGGACTTCCTTTGTTATGTCACACCAGCTGAGCACTTAGGTTTGCCAACTAAGGAGCACGTTCGACTTGGAGTTATAGCTACAAAGCTGGCGGCCCATGCTGTAAACCTAACGCGCTTTGAGGGAGATTACTACAGAGACTACTTGATGAGCCTAGCAAGAGGTTCCTTAGATTGGGAGAAACAATTTGAGCTTGCAATGGACAAAGACCGTTTTGAGGAAATCAGAGAAAATAGGCCAACCTCGACAGAGGCCTGCTCAATGTGTGGAGATCTGTGTGCGATACGCCTCATAAATGATATGGCTAGAAAAAATTAAAGCAAAGTTAATCTCCTTTTAATATTTCTAAACTGACGTCAAAGTTCTTTACGCTGTGCGTTAAAGCTCCGAGGCTTATAACATCGATATCGAGCTTTGCATAATCTTGGATATTTTCTTCAGTTATGCCGCCACTCACTTCAATTTTGACTCTATCTCTAAGCCCTTCACGCTTTAAAGCTTCAAGGACTTCTTCGATTTGCTCCGGCGTCATGTTATCGAGCATTATCACATCTGCACCAGCATTAGTGGCTTTTAGAGCATCTTCCAGGCTCTCTACCTCAACTTCAACAACCTTATAAATGGAGAAGGCCTTTGCACGCTTAATTGCCTCTTCAAGCGGCACTAACGCCAAATGGTTATCTTTTATGAGCATGGCGTCGCTCAAGCTGAACCTGTGGGGCTCGCCATTTCCTATGAGTATCGCCTTCTTGTCTAAGGGTTTTAAGAGGGTTTTTCTTGTGCCTGCCACTTTGACTTTGGGACTAACAGCCCTAACTTTTTCAACAAGCTTTCTAGTTTGGGTTGCTATACCGCTCATTCTTCCTATGATGTTTAATGCTGTCCTCTCCACCAGCAAAATTTTTCGTGCATTGCCCCTGAGCTTTATAACTACAGTTCCCTTTTTCACTTTATCGCCGTCCTTAGCTTTAAGCTCAACTTTAACGCCAAAGTGCTCAAAAAGAGCTTTTGCCTCTTCTAGGCCCGCTATAACTCCATCTTGCTTTGCTATAATTACAGCCTCTGCCTCTAAATCCTCGGGAATAACAGCTTCGCTCGTGACATCGCCGAATGGGATATCTTCTTCCAGAAAGTGGAGAAGGTATGTAAGGGGAATCATTTTTCACCACCTTGTTCAGTTAAGAGGTAAAGAAAGTAGAAAAGTTTACCTCTCTACTTAACTACTTGCTCATCTCCAGCATTCTTTCAATGGCCTTCTTGGCTTTTTTGGCGATTTCTTCGGGCACTTTAATTTCGTATTTCTCATCTCTGAGAGCCTCGTAGATGTGCTTGAGCGTAATTGACTTCATTCCAATGCAGAAAGCATCTTCCTTGGCTGGATAAAACTTTTTGTTTGGGTACAGTTTTTGAAGGCGATAGCACATTTCTTTTTCTGTGAAAACTACCCATTCATCATATTGGCAGGCGTTTCTAACCATTCCACCAGTTGAGACTATTAAATCGGCCTTCTCTTGGATTTCGGGATTGCACTCGGGGTGAACCATTAGCTTTGCATTTGGATGTTCTTTTTTTACCCTTGTAACATCTTCAAGGGTGAACTTCTTGTGGACATAGCAATGTCCACCTTCTGGGATTGGAATGATTCGTTTGCCCGTCTTTTTAGTGACATAGTACGCTAAATTGTTATCAGGCCCAAAGATTATCGTATCTGCGTTAAGCTTCTCTACTATCCTGGCAGCATTGGCCGAGGTCACTGTTACATCAGCGTAGGCCTTAGTTTCGGCGGTGGTATTAACATAGAGAACGACCGGAGCCCCGGGATATTTTTCCTTAGCTTCGAGAATATGTTCCACCTTTAGCATGTTGGCCATGGCACATGTTGCCCTTCTTGTTGGGAGGAGGACTTTTTTGTCGGGGTTCAAAATTTTAGCAGTTTCAGCCATAAAATCAACGCCAGCAAAAACTATGATGTCGGCATCAACATTTACAGCTTTTCTTGCTAATTCAAGGCTATCTCCTAAAAAGTCGGCTATGTCTTGTATCTCAGGTAGCTGATAGTTGTGGGCTAATATTACCGCATTCTTTTCTTCTTTAAGGCTC from Thermococcus sp. MV5 includes:
- the nadA gene encoding quinolinate synthase NadA gives rise to the protein MNLIEEIMSLKEEKNAVILAHNYQLPEIQDIADFLGDSLELARKAVNVDADIIVFAGVDFMAETAKILNPDKKVLLPTRRATCAMANMLKVEHILEAKEKYPGAPVVLYVNTTAETKAYADVTVTSANAARIVEKLNADTIIFGPDNNLAYYVTKKTGKRIIPIPEGGHCYVHKKFTLEDVTRVKKEHPNAKLMVHPECNPEIQEKADLIVSTGGMVRNACQYDEWVVFTEKEMCYRLQKLYPNKKFYPAKEDAFCIGMKSITLKHIYEALRDEKYEIKVPEEIAKKAKKAIERMLEMSK